In one Eulemur rufifrons isolate Redbay chromosome 14, OSU_ERuf_1, whole genome shotgun sequence genomic region, the following are encoded:
- the LOC138394075 gene encoding uncharacterized protein, protein MDPVQPAALTTCYRMDKTGFSVCVQEDLKTRLRWRKEGGRKTASLSRPWAPPLTPRRLCSGDRAAAPDLVVAAPLAWSPLRTLQQPQWEPMELSGAPVLTNGKRSGLGRCRHFFWLGVIFDAVGVAVLFTGVFCNLLFYDTLVYLGSIIIFFSLLWWISWYTGNIELLPEEASKKTLRVPSVAMLEALRQSFSHRLSLSIGNVSTTFLRIQRRRRARQRTFQRTTSLKMTVTGLAEKEPEKENKDIDGGESAKESGAPQDFCKENLGPKPEDDKSSDAVGSPGPPWFGPQPVFPSDWPLPPAVLASKSLPVVPSVSVGQPLGIAVSQPVVSQSQLRNLPRASQTGARPGQAAVQTSRSTSVVQEMLERRSSHVLKAPKSPVTPPLPDQKLSQELPDTASPVTEATAPATQAQQSVPTESAAAPVAVKKSGPL, encoded by the coding sequence GGCGGGCGAAAGACCGCCTCACTTTCCCGCCCTTGggccccacccctcaccccccgaCGGCTTTGCAGTGGGGACCGAGCGGCCGCCCCGGACCTTGTGGTAGCGGCGCCGCTCGCCTGGTCGCCTCTGCGGACCTTGCAGCAGCCACAGTGGGAGCCCATGGAGCTTTCGGGAGCGCCAGTGCTTACGAACGGGAAGCGGTCGGGCCTGGGCCGTTGCAGGCATTTCTTCTGGCTGGGTGTCATCTTCGACGCGGTGGGCGTGGCGGTGCTGTTCACCGGCGTATTCTGCAACCTGCTCTTCTACGACACGCTGGTCTACCTGGGttccatcatcatcttcttcagcCTGCTCTGGTGGATCTCCTGGTACACCGGCAACATCGAACTGCTGCCCGAGGAGGCCTCGAAGAAGACCTTGCGCGTGCCCTCCGTCGCCATGTTGGAAGCCCTGCGCCAGAGCTTCAGCCACCGCCTCTCTCTGTCCATAGGCAACGTCTCCACCACCTTTCTGCGGATACAGCGGCGCCGGCGCGCCCGCCAGAGGACCTTTCAAAGGACTACCTCGCTAAAAATGACCGTCACAGGCCTCGCGGAAAAAGAGCCGGAAAAGGAGAACAAGGACATAGATGGAGGGGAAAGCGCCAAGGAGAGCGGTGCCCCTCAAGACTTTTGCAAAGAGAATCTGGGTCCCAAGCCTGAAGATGACAAAAGTTCAGACGCAGTTGGCTCCCCAGGCCCGCCGTGGTTTGGTCCGCAACCCGTGTTCCCGTCGGACTGGCCTCTGCCGCCCGCTGTCCTGGCCTCCAAAAGCCTGCCTGTAGTGCCCTCGGTCTCTGTTGGTCAGCCTTTAGGCATTGCTGTGAGCCAGCCTGTGGTTTCACAGAGCCAGCTCCGGAATCTTCCTCGGGCTTCTCAGACCGGGGCTCGGCCTGGTCAGGCTGCTGTCCAGACCTCCCGGAGCACCTCTGTAGTCCAGGAGATGTTGGAAAGGCGATCGTCGCATGTCCTGAAGGCTCCTAAGAGTCCAGTTACTCCACCACTACCCGACCAGAAACTATCTCAGGAGCTCCCTGACACCGCGTCACCTGTCACCGAGGCCACAGCTCCAGCCACTCAGGCCCAGCAGTCTGTCCCCACTGAGAGTGCCGCAGCCCCCGTGGCAGTGAAGAAAAGTGGCCCTCTCTAG